The following are from one region of the Corylus avellana chromosome ca1, CavTom2PMs-1.0 genome:
- the LOC132168055 gene encoding imidazoleglycerol-phosphate dehydratase, chloroplastic-like, with amino-acid sequence MELTAAASARLVEYPISSPLLKPRVRVSQRPLAPTLTSFPKRPIFPPNHRQLLTMSQDPQRSISCAALVDENGSTITAFPFGAGARIGEVKRVTKETNVSVKINLDGSGVAENNTGIPFLDHMLDQLASHGLLDVHVKATGDIHIDDHHTNEDVALAIGTAFLQALGDRKGINRFGDFSAPLDEALVHVALDLSGRPHLSYDLHIPTQRVGTYDTQLVEHFFQSLVNTSGMTLHIRQLAGRNSHHIIEATFKAFARALRQATEYDPRRRGTIPSSKGVLSRS; translated from the exons ATGGAGCTAACCGCAGCTGCGTCTGCGCGTCTTGTAGAATATCCCATCTCATCTCCGCTGCTAAAACCCAGGGTTAGGGTTTCTCAGAGACCTCTCGCTCCCACTCTCACTTCTTTTCCCAAGCGCCCAATTTTCCCACCAAATCATCGCCAGCTCCTGACAATGTCTCAGGACCCACAGAGATCAATTTCCTGTGCCGCTTTGGTCGACGAAAATGGCTCGACGATAACCGCTTTTCCGTTCGGCGCAG GGGCTCGGATTGGGGAGGTCAAGAGGGTCACGAAGGAGACCAATGTGTCGGTGAAAATAAACTTGGATGGTTCGGGGGTTGCTGAGAATAATACTGGGATTCCCTTCCTTGATCACATGTTGGAT CAACTTGCTTCGCATGGGCTGTTGGATGTGCATGTGAAAGCTACTGGGGACATCCACATTGACGATCATCACACTAACGAGGATGTCGCTCTTGCCATTGGAACG GCTTTTTTGCAGGCACTTGGTGATAGGAAAGGAATAAATCGGTTTGGTGACTTCTCTGCTCCTCTTGATGAAGCACTAGTACATGTTGCGCTG GATTTATCTGGCCGACCACATCTAAGTTATGATCTGCATATACCTACTCAGAGAGTTGGAACATATGACACTCAG TTGGTGGAGCACTTTTTCCAGTCTCTGGTGAATACTTCTGGCATGACACTTCACATTCGCCAG CTTGCTGGAAGAAATTCTCACCATATAATTGAAGCAACCTTCAAAGCTTTTGCAAGAGCTCTTCGACAAGCAACAGAATATGACCCACGTCGCCGTGGGACCATTCCAAG